The following nucleotide sequence is from Firmicutes bacterium ASF500.
CCCGATCTCCCGGCGGTAGGGCTGTCTGGGCGGCGGGGCCTGCCGCCCTTTCGAGGAGCTCTTCCCCTTGGAGGAGGGCGCGGTCCGCCGTCCCCCGCTGTTGGAGGAGCGCCCCCCGCTGGATGCGGCCCGGCTCCCCCCTGTTTTCTTCTGTGTCGCCATTATGTAAACTTCCTTTCAGTTGCAGACAAAGCTATACCGCCGGGACAAAGGTCCAGTCCATAAAGATCAGCAGCAGCGCCAGCGCGCCCGCCCCCCAGCAGTAGAAGGCGAAGGCCCCGAAGCGGCCCTTGTCGGCCAGCAGCTTCACCAGCTGGATGGAGAAATAGCCCACCACCGCGGCGATGACCATGCCAAGCAGATATTTGGGCAGGTTTTCCTGGGGAATCCCCCCCTCCAGCTCCATCACGTCCAGCACCTTCAGCAGGGTGGCCCCCAGCACGGCGGGCAGGGACATGAGGAAGGAGTACCGCACGGCAAATTTTCGGTCAAAGCCCCGGACCATCCCGGCGGAAATGGTACAGCCGGAGCGGGACAGCCCTGGCACTGTGGCAACACCCTGTGCGACGCCCACCAGAAGCACGTCCAGAAGGGTGGCGCTGCGCACCGTCTTATGCCCCTTGGCCATCTGGTCGGAGAGAAACAGGATGCAGCCCGTCACCAGCAGGGCGCAGGCGACGAAAACGGGGTTGCTCCCCAGGGCCTCCACCTTGTCCTGAATGGGCAGTACCAGAAACAGGGGCAGGGTGCCCACAATGATCAGCAGCACCATCCGCCGGGCCTCCGGCGGGTTGCCCCGGTAGGTCCTGCGGGAGAACAGGTCGATGAAGAAGCTGAAAAACTCCAAAATCATCTCCCAGATGTCCTGCCAGTAGACCACGCACACCGCCAGCAGGGTGGCGAAGTGGAGCAGGACGTTAAACAGCTGGTCGGGCTCGGGCATCCCGAAAAAGTGCTGAAACAGAGTCAGGTGGCCTGAGCTGGAGATGGGCAGAAATTCGGCCACGCCCTGAACAAAGCCCAGGACGGCGGACATGAAGTAGGACAAGATGATGTACCTCCCAAAGGGGCAAAAAGCCCATAAAATCAGTAAATATTATATTAACACAGACCGGAGGAAAATTCCAGTGTTTTTATTCTGGCGTTGTGTCAAGTAAAAAGACGGGGTTTCCCCCGCCTTTTCAGCGTTTTTTCTCCTCGATCATCCCATACAGGCACTCCAGGGCGTCGGACAGACCGCCGATCTGGTCGATGAGGCCCAGCTCCACCGCCTCCTCGCCGTAGATGACGCTGCCCACGTCAGCGGCCAGCTCACCCGTTTGGAGCATCAGCTTTGTAAAGGCTTCCCGCTTCACACGGCTGTTGGCGGTGACGAACTGCAAAATGCGCTCCTGAATACGCTCGAAGTAGTAGAAGGTCTGGGGCACGCCGATGACCAGGCCGTTGAGCCGGACCGGGTGAATGGTCATAGCTGCCGACGGGGCGATAAAGGACCTCTGCGCCGACACCGCCAGGGGCACGCCGATAGAGTGGCTCCCCCCCAGCACCAGGGATACGGTGGGCTTGGACATGGAGGCGATTACCTCCGAAATTGCCAGCCCGGCCTCCACGTCTCCCCCGCCGTTGTTCAGCAGAATCAGCAGACCGTCTACCTCTCTGCTCCCCTCGATGGTAGCCAGAAGGGGCAGGACATGCTCATATTTGGTGCTCTTGCTGGTGGGCGGCAGCAGCTGGTGCCCCTCGATCTGCCCCACAATGGTCAGCACATAGACCGTCCCCCGGTCCGTGCGGATTAGCGACGACCCCAGGTCCTCAATTGAATTTTCGGAAATTTGCTCCTGTTCCTCGTCCATAAGACAGCGCCTCCTTTTGTGTAGGGGCGGGTATTACCCGCCCGTTCTATCGACACGCAGCCGCAATCCCGCGGGCGGATGATATCCGCCCCTACAGTTTGGCATTAGGATGTGCAGAACAGCGGATTTTAGCCGCTCTACTTTTCGTACATAAAAAGGGCCTGCCAAATGGCAGGCCCTTTCCCTTTACAGCGCTTCAAATACCGCCTTCATACCTTTAAAGGTCATATAGCAGTCCAGCTTGCCCACCGTCTCGAAGGGGGCGTGCATGGACAGGACGGGAACGCCGGCGTCCAGGGTGTCGATGTCCCGCTCGGCCATATAGGCGGCCACGGTGCCGCCGCCTCCGGCGTCCACCTTGCCCAGCTCGGCCATCTGCCAGACCACGTTGGCACTGTCCAGCACCCGGCGCACCCGGGCCACCACCTCGGCGGAGGCGTCGGAGGCCCCCGACTTGCCCCGGGCTCCGGTGTACTTACACAGGCCCATGCCGTAGTTGACAAAGGCGCTGTTGCGCTTCTCATACACGTCGGCAAAGTTGGGGTCGTAGGCGGCGGTCACGTCGGCGGACAGGCAGAAGGACTTCTCATAGCAGGCCCGCAGGGGGACGCTCTGAGCCTCGCACAGGTCGGTCATAAAGGTGTCGAAGGCGGCGGACTTCATGCCGGTGACCCCCTCGGAGCCGATCTCCTCCTTGTCGGCCAGCATACACACGGCGGTGTACTCGGGGGCGGACAGCTGGAGGATAGCGGCCAGACAGGCGTAGGCGCACACCCGGTCGTCGTGGCCGTAGGCCCCGATGAGGGAGCGGTCAAAGCCGATGTCGCTGGCGTTGAACGCGGGGACGGCGGACAGCTCGGCGGAGATAAAGTCCTCCTCAATAATGCCGTACTTCCGATTCAGCAGCTCCAGAGCGGTCAGCTTCACCCGGTCCTTGCCCTCGTCGTCCGCCAGGGGGCGGCTGCCCACCAGGATGTTCAGGCTCTCAGCCGGGATGGCCTCCCCCAGCGGCTTTTTGGACTGCTCCACCCCCAGATGGGGCAGCAGGTCGTCAATGGTGAACAGGGGGTCGCCCTCCCCGTTCCCGATGGACACCCGGATGGTCTGGCCGCTCTTGAGGGCCACAACGCCGTGGAGCTCCAGGGGGATGGTCACCCACTGATACTTCCGCAGACCGCCGTAGTAGTGGGTCTTCAAGAAGGCCAGCTCCTCCGCCTCATAGAGGGGGTTCTGCTTCAAATCCAGCCGGGGGGAGTCGATGTGGGCCGCGCCGATGTTGGCCCCCTCAGACAGGGGCTTCCGGCCAATGACGGCAAGTGTAATCGCTTTACCCCGGTTGACCCGGTACACCTTGTCCCCGGCTTTCAGGGCGGTCCCCCGGACGTAGGGCCGGAACCCGGCGTTCTCCGCCAGGGCAATGGTCCGGTCCACACACTCCCGCTCGGTCTTGCCTGCGTCCAGGAACTGCTTGTAGCCGGTGCAGTAGGCCTCCATAGCCTCCAGCTCGCCGGAGACCAGCCGGTCATAGCCGTTCTTCTTCTCATAGAGCAGCGCTTTGCGCAGCTGCTCTCCCCTGCTCTGTTCCTTCAATTCGTCGCTCACGATAAAGCCTCCTTTAAAAATTTCCGCACCTTTTGGGAAAATTCCTCCGGTGTGGAGCAGTCATTTACTAAAGTATAGTCACAATTTTGGGAAAAATACTCATCCGGCTTTTGCGCCCTGACCCGAGCCCAAGCGTAGTCCTGAGAAATGCCCTCCCGGGCCATGATGCGCTTCACCCGCACCTCTGGCGGGGCCAGGACGGCCACCGTCAGTTGACATAACTCTCTCAGCGGGCACTCCAGCAAGGCGATGGCGTCCACCGCCGCCAGGACCTTCCCCTGGGCCCGGTGGGCCTGGAGCAGCTCCTGGGTGCGCTCCACCACCGCCCTCCAGGCGATGGCGTTGAGGGCCTCCAGCTTCCCGGCGTCCCCAAAGACGATGGCCCCCAGACGCTTCCGGTCGATGGGGCCCGTCCCCTCTCGAAGGGGCCCAAACTCCTTCTCCAGAGCCTCCTGTAAGGCGGAATCACCTTCCAGCAGCTGATGGTACACCTCGTCGCAGTCGATGACTCCGCCCCCCAGGTTTTCCACCTCCCGGAGCAGGGTGGTCTTCCCCGCTCCGGTGGGGCCGGTGATGCCCAGGACGGTCATTTGCTCAGCCACGCCAGGGCCTCTTCCTCGGTGGCCCAGAAGCCCGTCTGACTCCCCTTGTTGCTCTCATAGATGAAGTCCTTCAGGGGCTCGCTGGTGTAGTGGGAAAAGTCCCCCACAATGGCCAGCCGCATCTGATAGTTGGTAAATTTCTGCAAGACCTCCCCCGCCAGCCCGGAGGACAGGCGGAAAAAGGACTCGTCCAGCTGCTCCTTGCGCAAAATCACGGCGGAACAGCCCGTCTCATATCGTACGGAGGCCAGCAGCTCCACGGCGGAGGAGCCGTCCCGGATCAGGACCTCCTCGGCGCGCACCAGGGCTGCCTCCCCTTTTTGTTCAAATTTCATTGTTTCCTCCTAAAATTTCAATCATTACGCTTCAATAATATGGAAGCCAGCCGCCTTGCTCAGGCGGTTGACCACGGCCAGGCCCATGCCGCCGGTGCCGGGGCACTGGGCCCAAATGTGCTTCACTCCGCTGCCGTCCATAGCCCGCAGGGCGCGGAAGAGGCGGCGGGCGTGCTCAAAGCTGTCCAGCGTCCCCCCCAGGGCCTCCACCGGATGATTTTCAAACCAGTGGGCAAACTCGTTGAAGCAGATCACACCCTCCCAGTAGCTGTCGGAGATGTGGTCCAGGATATACTGCGCACTGCGGGCCGGTTCCCCCTTGACCACGGTGACCGGCGCTTTGGGGGCGTAGTGGCGGTATTTCATGCCGGGGGCCCGGGGGGTCTCCCCCTCCTTCATGGGGCGGGTGACGGCCGGGTCCAGCTCGATCTCCCCCAGCACATCCCGCAGCTCCTCCAGGGGGACGCCGCCGGGGCGCAGGAGCCGGGGCGGCTGGCAGGTCAGGTCCACAATGGTGGACTCCACCCCCACCTGACAGCTGCCGCCGTCCAGAATGGCGTCGATTTTCCCCTCCATGTCGTCCAGCATGTGCTGTGCGGTGGTGGGGCTGGGCTTTCCCGAGGTATTCCCCGAGGGCGCGGCGACGGGGGTCCCCGCCGTCCGGATGATGGCCCGGCACATGGCGTGGGCGGGGCACCGCATCCCCACCGTGTCCAGCCCGGCGGTCACCGCGTCGGGCACCACCGGCTTCCGCCGCAGGATCATAGTCAGCGGTCCGGGCCAGAACCGCTCCGCCAGCCGCCAGGCCGACGGGGGGATCTCCTGGCAGTAGTCCTCCAGCCAGGAAGCGTCCGGGATGTGCAGAATTAGCGGGTTGTCCTGGGGCCTTCCCTTGGCCTGGAAGATGTTCTGAACCGCCAGCGGATTCAGCCCGTTGGCCCCCAGGCCGTACACCGTCTCGGTGGGGATGCCCACCAGGCCGCCCGACCGGAGAATGACAGCCGCTTTTTCAATTTCGTTTGGTCCGAGAAGCTGCGTGTTCATGCCAGTATCAACTCCACCAGTTCCCGGGCGGTCTCCGCGATGAAGTCCGCCCCCTCCTCTTCCAGCTCCCGCCGGGTCCGGAAGCCCCACAGCACGCCGCAGCTGGTGAGGCCCCCATTTTTCGCGGTGCGGATATCCACACTGCTGTCCCCCACGAAGAGGGTGTCATCCGCCGCCGCCCCCAGCTCCCCCATCAGCCGGTGCAGCAGGGTGGGGTCGGGCTTGACGGGCACGCCGGGCAGCGCCCCCTGAACGGCGTGGAACACCCCGGGGTAGTACCGCTCCACCACCGGGAAGGCCGCGTCGTGGGGCTTGTTGGACAGGACAGCCAGGGTCAGCCCCGCCTCCCGCAGCTGACGGACCGCCTTGGGCATCCCGGGATAGGCCGTCGTCTTGTCCTCCTTGTGGGCGTTGTACCGCTCTGTAAATTCCTCCAGCGTCACCCGCCGCAGCTCCTCGGTGATCTCCACCTCCGGCGGGACCACCCGCTCCAACAGCTTGGGCGCGCCGTTGCCTACAAAATATTTGTACTCCTCCACCCTGTGGGCGGGCCAGCCGTGTTGGGCGCACACCCAGTTAACGGCGGCGGCCAGGTCCTCCAGCGTGTTCAGGAGGGTGCCGTCCAGGTCGAAAATGACATTTTTATACATATATCAAGCTCCCTTTGTAGGGCGTGACCACTGGGCACGCCGTTCCCCGGAAATCACCGGAATACGGCGGTGCGCCGAGGCCGCCGCGCCCCATGAGAATTATTCATACACCCCGATCTCCATACAGCCGATCTCCACGGTGGTGTCCCGGGGAAATTCCGCCCGCTGGAGGTAGGCCTTCACCGCCACCTGGGCGTGCTTGGGGTTGGCTCGCTCGTCCTCCAGGTCCAGGTCGATCCGCCCGGCCTCGCCGCCGCAGACGGAGCCCAAATCCTCCAGCACCTCGTTCAGCTCCCCCACCACGTCGTTCAGGGTCTTGCCCTCGGGGAGGGCATGATAGTGAATATACATTTCCATGTTGATATGCTTCCTTTCCTAAATATATTAAAATGCTCCGTCATGTAGGGCAAGGGCTCTGCCCTTGCCTAAACCAATTTGCCTTTGGGTGAGGCAAGGGCAGAGCCCTTGCCCTACAAAACGGAACCCGCGCACGTCAGTTTACCCCTGCTCTTTCAACAGCTCCGCCTGATGGTCGGCGGCCAGGGCGTCAATGATCTCGTCCAGGGCGCCGTCCATCACCTGATCTATTTTATACAGCGTCAGGCCGATACGGTGATCAGTGACCCGTCCCTGGGGGAAGTTGTAGGTTCGGATGCGCTCGTTGCGCATACCGGAGCCCACCTGACTGCGCCGCTGGGCGGTATATTCGCCCAAAATTTTCTCCTGCTCCTCCTCATACAGCCGGGAGGCCAGGAGCCGCATGGCCTTGTCCCGGTTCTGGAACTGACTGCGCTCCTGCTGGCACTCCACCACCGTGCCGGTGGGCTTGTGGATAAGCCGCACGGCGGAGGAGGTCTTGTTGACGTGCTGTCCCCCCGCCCCGGAGGAGCGGAACACCTGCATCTCGATGTCCGCCGGGTCGAGCCGGACATCCGCCGTCTCCATCTCGGGCAGGACGGCCACCGTCACCGTGGAGGTGTGGACCCGCCCGCCGGACTCGGTCTCCGGCACCCGCTGGACCCGGTGGACGCCGCTCTCGAACTTGAACCGGGACCAGGCCCCGTCCCCCTCCACTGTAAAGACGATTTCCTTTACTCCGCCCAGCTCCGTTTCGCTGGAGGAGTCCACCTCCGCCCGCCAGCCCCTGGACTCGGCGTACATGGAGTACATTCGGAACAGGGAGTGGGCGAACAGCGCCGCCTCCTCCCCGCCCACGCCGGCCCGGATCTCCACGATGACGTTTTTGCCGTCGTTGGGGTCCCGGGGCAGCAGAAGAATTTGCAGCTCCCGCTCCAGCCGGGGCAGCTCCTCCAGCGCCGCGTGGAGCTCCTCCTGGGCCAGCTCCTTCAGCTCCGGGTCGGACATCATCTCCTCCGCCTGAGCCTTGGCGTCCAGCGTCCGCCGGTAGGTCCGAAAGACCTCCACCAGCGGCTGGAGCTCCGACTGCTCCTTGTTCAGCTTGGCCACCAGCTCCGGGTCGTTATACGTCTCCGACGCCCCCAGCCGGGCCTCGATCTGTGAATATTTCGCCTCAATGGCGTTCAGCTTGTCCAGCATGGACAGCCCTCCTCGCTCGCTCTCTCGTCCCCGCCGCAGCGGGCCAAGGCCCCCTTGCTAAAGGGGGCTGGCACCGCCGTCAGGCGGTGACTGGGGGATTCCGTTCGAACGAAGTCCCCGGTGGAATCCCCCCGCCACTTCGTGGCCCTCCCCCCTTTGGCAAGGGGGGCTTTTGGTGCCCTCTAAGGCGTATCCGTTCGACCGGCAAGATAATCCAAACTTACGCCGCCAAAATCGGCAATACGTGCAAAAATCGTCACCTGTGGCTCCCGTTTGCCGTACTCATAATCTTGATAAGTTCGGGAAGATACACCAATCTCTTTCGCAAAAGCAGCTTGAGACATTCCCATGCCCTTGCGGACCTTGATCAACCGCTCAGAAAAAACAGACATTTTTCTTACACCCTCTTGACATCGTCAGATCTGACGTGTATTATATAGATGCGTCAGATTCGACGCAAGCCATCATTTTGGGAGGTGCTACCTATGGAACCTTTATTTGAAGCTCTCTACATCTACGCCGCAGAAAAGCGGTGCGGCTCTTTTCTGCCGGAAGACCGCGCCGAACAGTTCAGGCAGGAAAACAAGGTGCGCCGCGCCGTGGAGGAACTGACAGACAAGGGATGCGAGGATTTAGCCCGGCAGATGGAGGACAGCCTGACCTCCCTGTCCTGGCTGAGCCAGCGCCGGTTTTTCCGGGCGGGGCTGTCCATTGGCCTGGAGCTGAGCCGCCTGTGATTACCGGTCAAATACGAAGGATTTTGCCAAGGCCAGAGGCTCCCGGATGTACATTTTCAGGCGCGAGGGCACGTGGCTGGAGGGCGCGGCCAAGGTAGAGATATTTTCAAACCCCGCCCGTCCGGCCAGCATTCTGGCCCGTGTAAGGTGGAAGCCGTTGGACACAATGAGCACGCCGTCCCCAAGGTTCACCCCCGCCTCCTTCAAATGCTTGGCACTGTAGGTCATGTTCTGAAAGGTGTTGTGGGACAGGCTCTCCTGAATGATTTGCTCCGGGGCGACGCCCTTCTGGACCAGGTAAGCGGCCATAGCCTCGGCCTCGCTGGTGGGCTCCTCCGGACCCTGGCCGCCGGACACTACCACAGTCATGCCCGGGTGGTCCTCCAGATATTCCAGCGCCTTATCCAGCCGGTCCTGGAGCAGAACCGACGGCCCCCAGGGCTTCACCTGACAGCCCAGCACCACCATAACCTGGGGGTCCCCCTGGACCGCGTCGTGGGAGCCGCTCAGCACCAGGCCGAGCAGTCCCCCGAACACCAGCGCCCCCAGAAGGACCAGAGCCAGGAGCACCTTCACAGCGGGGTTCAGCCGTTTTCCCTTGTAGCTTGCCAGCTCGATCTTAGACCTTCCATCGCTCATCCCCGCGCCTCCTCCAAATCAGCCGCCAGTTTTTCCCACTTCGCATAGAGGTGGGCCAGCTCGTCTTCCAAGGCCTCCCGCTGCTGGTAGAGCTCCTGGAGCTTCAAATAGTCCGCCGCGGCCTCCTGAATGGCAAGCTCCAAATCATACATTTTCTCCTCAGCGGAGGCCACCGCCCGCTCGGCGGCGTTGACCTCTTTTTCCAGGTTTTTGGTGCCGCCTGGGCGCTTGGGCTTTTCCTTTTTCTCCGGGGGCGCGTCTTTCACCGTCGGCGCGCCGGGGTCGGCCAGCTTTCCCCGCTCCTTGGCGGACAGATATTCCTGATAGGTACCCTTGAAATCGGTGATTTTGCCCTCCTCCAGCATCCAGATGCGGGTGGCGAAGCGGTCGATGAAGTACCGGTCGTGGGAGACGAAGAGCAGGTTGCCCTCGTACTCCTCCACCGCCTCCTCAATCCACTCCCGGCTCTGGATGTCCAGGTGGTTGGTGGGCTCGTCCAGGATGAGCAGGTTGATCTTGCTGTCCATGAGCATACACAGCCTCAGCCGGGACTGCTCCCCGCCGGACAGGGCGGACACCGGCTTGAACACGTCCTCCCCCCGGAATTTGAAGGAGGCCAGCCGGTTCCGGGCGGTCTGAGCGGTGCAGTCCAGGTCGTAGAGCATGGTGTCCACCAGGGTGCGCTCCGGGTGGTCGAAGTGGATAATCTGCGGCAGGTATCCCACCTTTACAGTGGGCCCCCGTCTAAGCTTCCCGCCGTCCGGCTCCTCCTCGCCCATGATGATCTTGATGAGGGTGGATTTGCCGGTTCCGTTGTCCCCCAGCAGGGCGATGCGCTCGCCCCCCTCCACCTCCAGATTCACGTCCGCGAACAGCTTCCGCTCCCCGAAGGCCTTTTCCAGACTCTTGATGGACAGCACCTCGTCCCCCCGGAACTCCCGCTCCCCGAAGCGGACCGCCATCTTCCGGTCCTTCCTGGGCTTGTCCGTCTGACGGATGCGCTCAATGCGCTTCTCCATGGACTGGGCCCGCTTGAAAATTTTGTCGTTGCCCGAGTAGGCCCAGATACGCAGCTGCTCCGCCGCCTGCTCCAGCTGTTGAATCTTGGCCTGCTCCTTCTCATACTGACGCAGCTTCTCCTCGTACCGCCGCTCCTTTTCCACGGCATAAAAGCTGTAATTTCCGGAGTAAAACTCCGCTTTCCCCTCCTGAATCTCCACCACCCGCCGGACCACCTTGTCCAGAAAGTAGCGGTCGTGGGAGACGGCCAGGACGGTGCCCTTGAATTTTTCCAAATATTCCTCCAGCCACTCGGTGGCCCGCAGGTCCAGGTGGTTGGTGGGCTCGTCCAGAAGGAGGATGTCGGTGTCCTCCAGGATGAGCCGGGCCAGATTGACCCGGGTCTTCTCCCCGCCGGACAGCTTGTCGAAGGGCCGCTCCCGCATTTCCTGGGGAATGGACAGGCCGTTGCACACCTTATTTTTATTGGTGTCAGTCTCATAGCCGCCCCCGGCCTGGAAAGCGGCGGACAGCTTGTCGTATCTGGACAGTAAAGCGGGATCGCTTTCCCCCTCGGCCATCCGCTGAGACAGGGCTCCCATCTCCTCCTCCATCTGCCGGAGGGGCGCGAAGGCGGTGTCCAGCACGTCCTCCACGGTGTAGCCCGCCGGATAGACGGGAATCTGGGAGATCAGCCCCATCCGCTTGTTGGGGGCCACTACAATGTCCCCCTCGTCGGGGTGGACCTCCCCTGTCAGGATACGCAGAAAGGTGGTCTTGCCGCAGCCGTTGGGGCCCAGCAGACCGACCCGCTCCCCAGCGTCCACCTGAAAGGTGAGCCCGTCCAATATTTTTTTGCCGACCTCGAACTCCTTCACAAGGCCGGATACTGATATATCAATCATGGTTTGGGTCCTCGCTTGTTTTTCATCTTATTCTATGGTACAATTTCCTCATCTCACATCAGAAATGAGGTCTTTTTATGGAAGCCATCCGCTGGGAAAACAGCGCCCTCTATCTCCTGGACCAGACCCGTCTGCCCGCTGAGGAACGCTGGCTGCGGTACACCGAGTACCGGGCCGTCGCCCGGGCCATCCGAAGCATGGTGGTCCGGGGCGCGCCCGCCATCGGGATCACGGCGGCCTATGCCATGGTGCTAGCCGCTCAGGAGAATGCCTGTAAAGGAGATTTCCCTGCCGCTATGTCTCAGGCCAAGGCGGTCCTTGCCGCCAGCCGTCCCACGGCGGTGAACCTGTTCTGGACCCTAGACCGTATGGAGCGGTGCTGGCAGACCGCCGGCCCCGACCTGCCCCGCCTGGAGGAGGAGGCCCGGACCATCCACCGGGAGGACATCCAGATGAACGAGGCCATGGGCAAGGCGGGGGCGGAGCTGGTCCCGGAGGGGGCCCGCATCCTCACCCACTGCAACGCCGGAGCCCTGGCTACCGGGGGCTACGGGACGGCCCTGGGGGTCATCCGCGCAGCCCACGCCCAGGGGAAGGTGTCCATGGTCTACGCCGACGAGACCCGCCCCCTGCTCCAGGGCGCCCGGCTCACCGCCTGCGAGCTGGATAAGGACCAGATCCCCGTCACCCTGATCTGCGACGATATGGCCGGCTATCTCATGTCCCAAGGCAAGGTGGACCTGGTGGTGGTGGGCTGTGACCGAATGGCCGCCAACGGGGATTTTGCCAACAAAATCGGCACCTACTCCCTGGCCGTCCTGGCCAAACACCACGGCATCCCCTTCTACACCGCCCTGCCCTCCTCCACCATCGACCTGAGCATCCCCGACGGCTCCCACATCCCGGTGGAACAGCGGGACGGCCAGGAGGTGGCCTGCTTCGCCGGGGTCCAGACCGGACCTCTCGGCGTACAGACCTGGAATCCCGCCTTTGACGTGACCCCCCACGGCCTGCTCACCGCCGTCATCACCGAGCGGGGCGTCCTCCGCCCGCCCTTCGACCTGGCCGAAGGTCAGGCAGAGGCTTGAGGTCTACCCCTCCGCCGTCAGCTCCAGCAGCTGGGCGGTGAGCTCCTCCAGCTTCATGCCCCGGGAGGCCTTGACCAGGATGGTACAGTCAGGGCAAAGGACCTGGGGCAGAGCGGCTTTGGCCTCCTCCCGGTCCTGACATTGAATCACTTGGGGAACGCCGGCGTCCCGGGCGCCCTGGGCGATGTGCTCCGCCAGCTGGCCCACGGCCACCAGGCAGTCCACCCGGACCTCGCCCAGGTACTCCCCTACGCCGGTGTGGAGGGCGGGCGCGAAGGGCCCCAGTTCCAGCATGTCGCCCAGAATCGCCACCTTGCGGCTGCCCTGACTGTCGGCCAGCACGCTCACCGCCGCCCGCATGGACTGGGGATTGGCGTTATAGGTGTCGTCCAGAATGGTGATGCCCTCCCCGCGATGGAGGATGTTCATCCGCATCCGGGTGGGCACAAACTGGCCGATGCCCTTTTCGATCTGGTCGGGGGTGAGGCCGAACCGCTCCCCCACCGCGGCGGCGATCAGGGCGGGATAGATCATGTGCTCCCCCAGAGCGGGGACCTTGACCTCCCGGTCCATGCCCGGGGTGATGAGGCGGCAGTGGATGTGGCTGACGCCGTCGCCGCCGGTGACCTGGGCCCGGCAGCCGCACCCCTCCCCCTGGCCGCAGAAGATGGCCGGGACGGGCGTGTTCCCCCGGAGGGTGCTGAGCAGGGCGTCGTCCCCGTTGAGGACCACCGCGCCGCCGGGCTGGATGTGGGGCAGCATCTCGCACTTGGCCTTTAGAATGTTCTCCCGGCTGCCCAGGCGCTCAATATGGGCGTCGCCGATGTTGGTGATAACCCCCACGTCGGGCCGGACTGCGCTGGCCAGATAGTCAATCTCCCCCGGCCGGTCCATCCCCATCTCCAGCACGGCGATCTCGTGCTCCCGGGTCAGCTCCAGCAGGGTCAGGGGCAGGCCGATGGTGTTGTTGCGGTTGCCCTCGGTTTTGAGCACCTTATACTTCATACCCAAAACCGCCGCCAGCATATCCTTGGCGGTGGTCTTGCCTACACTGCCCGTCACCCCCACGAAGGGGATGTCAAACCGGCCCCGGTACCACGAGGCCAGGTCCCGGAGGGCCCGCTGGGTGTCGGCTACCTTGACATAAAATTTATCCGGTAAAAACCCCTCCCGCTCCCGGGCGGTAAGACAGCCTGCGGCCCCGCCCTCCAGGGCGGAGTCAATATAGGCGTGTCCGTCGAACCGCGCTCCGGTGAGGGGGATGAACAGGGAGCCGGGGTGGATGGACCGGCTGTCGGTGTCCACCCGGAGGATGGGCGCGGACAGGTCGTCAAAGTCCCCCAACAGCCTTCCCCCCACCGCCTCCAGAAGCTGAGCCAGTGTGATGCTTTCCATTTACAGTCCCTCCTTGCGGGCCTCCAGGGATTTT
It contains:
- the uppP gene encoding Undecaprenyl-diphosphatase; translation: MSYFMSAVLGFVQGVAEFLPISSSGHLTLFQHFFGMPEPDQLFNVLLHFATLLAVCVVYWQDIWEMILEFFSFFIDLFSRRTYRGNPPEARRMVLLIIVGTLPLFLVLPIQDKVEALGSNPVFVACALLVTGCILFLSDQMAKGHKTVRSATLLDVLLVGVAQGVATVPGLSRSGCTISAGMVRGFDRKFAVRYSFLMSLPAVLGATLLKVLDVMELEGGIPQENLPKYLLGMVIAAVVGYFSIQLVKLLADKGRFGAFAFYCWGAGALALLLIFMDWTFVPAV
- the apeA gene encoding putative M18 family aminopeptidase 1; its protein translation is MSDELKEQSRGEQLRKALLYEKKNGYDRLVSGELEAMEAYCTGYKQFLDAGKTERECVDRTIALAENAGFRPYVRGTALKAGDKVYRVNRGKAITLAVIGRKPLSEGANIGAAHIDSPRLDLKQNPLYEAEELAFLKTHYYGGLRKYQWVTIPLELHGVVALKSGQTIRVSIGNGEGDPLFTIDDLLPHLGVEQSKKPLGEAIPAESLNILVGSRPLADDEGKDRVKLTALELLNRKYGIIEEDFISAELSAVPAFNASDIGFDRSLIGAYGHDDRVCAYACLAAILQLSAPEYTAVCMLADKEEIGSEGVTGMKSAAFDTFMTDLCEAQSVPLRACYEKSFCLSADVTAAYDPNFADVYEKRNSAFVNYGMGLCKYTGARGKSGASDASAEVVARVRRVLDSANVVWQMAELGKVDAGGGGTVAAYMAERDIDTLDAGVPVLSMHAPFETVGKLDCYMTFKGMKAVFEAL
- the coaE gene encoding Dephospho-CoA kinase, producing the protein MTVLGITGPTGAGKTTLLREVENLGGGVIDCDEVYHQLLEGDSALQEALEKEFGPLREGTGPIDRKRLGAIVFGDAGKLEALNAIAWRAVVERTQELLQAHRAQGKVLAAVDAIALLECPLRELCQLTVAVLAPPEVRVKRIMAREGISQDYAWARVRAQKPDEYFSQNCDYTLVNDCSTPEEFSQKVRKFLKEALS
- the tepA gene encoding Translocation-enhancing protein TepA, which produces MDEEQEQISENSIEDLGSSLIRTDRGTVYVLTIVGQIEGHQLLPPTSKSTKYEHVLPLLATIEGSREVDGLLILLNNGGGDVEAGLAISEVIASMSKPTVSLVLGGSHSIGVPLAVSAQRSFIAPSAAMTIHPVRLNGLVIGVPQTFYYFERIQERILQFVTANSRVKREAFTKLMLQTGELAADVGSVIYGEEAVELGLIDQIGGLSDALECLYGMIEEKKR
- the ywlC gene encoding Threonylcarbamoyl-AMP synthase, with amino-acid sequence MNTQLLGPNEIEKAAVILRSGGLVGIPTETVYGLGANGLNPLAVQNIFQAKGRPQDNPLILHIPDASWLEDYCQEIPPSAWRLAERFWPGPLTMILRRKPVVPDAVTAGLDTVGMRCPAHAMCRAIIRTAGTPVAAPSGNTSGKPSPTTAQHMLDDMEGKIDAILDGGSCQVGVESTIVDLTCQPPRLLRPGGVPLEELRDVLGEIELDPAVTRPMKEGETPRAPGMKYRHYAPKAPVTVVKGEPARSAQYILDHISDSYWEGVICFNEFAHWFENHPVEALGGTLDSFEHARRLFRALRAMDGSGVKHIWAQCPGTGGMGLAVVNRLSKAAGFHIIEA
- the gph gene encoding Phosphoglycolate phosphatase; protein product: MYKNVIFDLDGTLLNTLEDLAAAVNWVCAQHGWPAHRVEEYKYFVGNGAPKLLERVVPPEVEITEELRRVTLEEFTERYNAHKEDKTTAYPGMPKAVRQLREAGLTLAVLSNKPHDAAFPVVERYYPGVFHAVQGALPGVPVKPDPTLLHRLMGELGAAADDTLFVGDSSVDIRTAKNGGLTSCGVLWGFRTRRELEEEGADFIAETARELVELILA
- the prfA gene encoding Peptide chain release factor RF1 — protein: MLDKLNAIEAKYSQIEARLGASETYNDPELVAKLNKEQSELQPLVEVFRTYRRTLDAKAQAEEMMSDPELKELAQEELHAALEELPRLERELQILLLPRDPNDGKNVIVEIRAGVGGEEAALFAHSLFRMYSMYAESRGWRAEVDSSSETELGGVKEIVFTVEGDGAWSRFKFESGVHRVQRVPETESGGRVHTSTVTVAVLPEMETADVRLDPADIEMQVFRSSGAGGQHVNKTSSAVRLIHKPTGTVVECQQERSQFQNRDKAMRLLASRLYEEEQEKILGEYTAQRRSQVGSGMRNERIRTYNFPQGRVTDHRIGLTLYKIDQVMDGALDEIIDALAADHQAELLKEQG